Proteins from one Stenotrophomonas aracearum genomic window:
- a CDS encoding TonB-dependent receptor plug domain-containing protein: MKRTLLSLLVSSVLMSPLAAQAQATPPEEKGTEPATRQLDAVNVTGSLIPRAQIEGPSPVTTITAEEIEAQGFTTVFDALRSLPVANGSVQDSQGTGFYTPGAKTVSLFGLDPSYTLTLLNGRPLNSYPLAYNGNTSIVDIANIPLGMVERIDVLTGGQSSVYGSSAVAGVINIVLKDKVEGAHFRYRAGGYSDGGGSSQRFIFSNGHTFGNLDLSYGLEYTKQKPIFASDRSYIDSVNDSPTGPQDPSRTFLRMQMSPNGYIDPGQATCEPLSYLFGGSTSYAHRNAAGTGYYCGSPNNVGTATLYNKSEDVNATTFLRYHLSETTELYSDILFSYGRPTYSGGSPFWNKTFYNQTSQLRAVAAHLCA; encoded by the coding sequence ATGAAGCGCACGTTGCTGTCGTTGCTGGTGTCGTCCGTACTGATGTCCCCCCTTGCCGCCCAGGCACAAGCCACCCCGCCCGAAGAAAAGGGCACCGAGCCGGCCACGCGCCAGCTCGATGCGGTGAATGTCACCGGCTCGCTGATTCCCCGCGCACAGATCGAAGGCCCCTCGCCGGTGACCACCATCACCGCCGAAGAAATCGAGGCCCAGGGCTTCACCACCGTATTCGACGCGCTGCGCTCGTTGCCTGTTGCCAATGGCTCGGTGCAGGATTCGCAGGGCACCGGGTTCTATACGCCGGGCGCGAAGACGGTCAGCCTGTTCGGCCTGGACCCGAGCTACACGCTCACGCTGCTCAACGGGCGCCCGCTCAACAGCTACCCGCTGGCCTACAACGGCAACACCAGCATCGTGGACATCGCCAACATTCCGCTGGGCATGGTCGAACGCATCGACGTGCTCACCGGTGGGCAGTCGTCGGTGTACGGCTCCTCGGCCGTGGCCGGCGTGATCAACATCGTGCTGAAGGACAAGGTGGAGGGCGCGCACTTCCGCTACCGCGCCGGCGGCTACAGCGACGGGGGCGGCTCCAGCCAGCGCTTCATCTTCAGCAACGGCCACACCTTCGGCAACCTGGACCTCAGTTACGGGCTGGAGTACACCAAACAGAAGCCGATCTTCGCCTCTGACCGCAGCTACATCGACAGCGTCAACGACAGCCCGACCGGCCCGCAGGATCCGTCGCGTACCTTCCTGCGCATGCAGATGTCGCCCAACGGCTACATCGATCCGGGCCAGGCCACGTGCGAGCCGCTGTCCTATCTGTTCGGTGGCAGCACCAGCTACGCGCACCGCAACGCGGCGGGTACCGGCTACTACTGCGGCAGCCCGAACAATGTCGGCACCGCCACGCTCTACAACAAGAGCGAGGACGTGAACGCAACCACGTTCCTGCGCTACCACCTCAGTGAAACCACCGAGCTGTACTCGGACATCCTCTTCAGCTACGGCCGGCCGACCTACTCGGGCGGCAGCCCGTTCTGGAACAAAACCTTCTACAACCAGACCAGCCAACTACGAGCAGTGGCAGCGCATCTATGCGCCTGA
- a CDS encoding basic secretory protein-like protein produces MRLRRCLIVPAVAAVLAFPAAHAADITQTRDGVTLTYQDPSGSTNAEVRDRIIATFFSAYPRERADFHPAAPSSVHIVMDPSYDGVAYVGEKEKAATITINPRWLEKHPNDTDLVTHEAMHIVQGYPGYASEQAPSWLVEGIADYARDVYGVDNAAGGWALPAQVKAEHKVDTGYRVTGAFLKWSEAEHPGLVEALDGALRKGSYTPALWKQRTGNDLAALWEAYVAQRAGGKQA; encoded by the coding sequence ATGCGTTTGCGCCGTTGCCTGATCGTTCCTGCCGTTGCAGCCGTCCTCGCCTTCCCCGCCGCACATGCTGCGGACATCACGCAGACCCGTGACGGGGTCACGCTGACCTACCAGGACCCGAGCGGTTCAACGAACGCGGAGGTGCGCGACCGCATCATCGCCACCTTCTTCTCCGCCTACCCGCGCGAACGCGCCGACTTCCACCCGGCCGCGCCTTCCAGCGTGCACATCGTCATGGACCCGTCCTACGACGGTGTTGCCTATGTCGGCGAGAAGGAGAAGGCCGCCACCATCACCATCAATCCGCGCTGGCTGGAGAAGCATCCCAACGACACCGACCTGGTCACCCATGAAGCGATGCATATCGTGCAGGGCTACCCGGGCTACGCCAGCGAGCAGGCGCCTTCGTGGCTGGTGGAGGGCATTGCCGACTACGCGCGCGATGTCTACGGCGTGGATAATGCCGCCGGCGGCTGGGCGCTGCCGGCGCAGGTCAAGGCCGAGCACAAGGTGGATACGGGGTACCGGGTGACCGGCGCGTTCCTGAAGTGGAGCGAGGCGGAACATCCGGGGTTGGTGGAAGCGCTGGATGGGGCGTTGCGCAAGGGCAGTTACACGCCGGCGTTGTGGAAGCAGCGCACCGGGAATGATCTGGCCGCGTTGTGGGAGGCGTATGTTGCGCAGCGGGCGGGTGGGAAGCAGGCGTAG
- a CDS encoding DUF4007 family protein has translation MTSIPLPTLVQFSGHETFPLRQLWLRKAYDAAAEGEGRPAKEVFAAEVGIRRFGVGKNMVAAIRHWAMACDVIAETRDGRISIAPTGHALFGRDGLDPFLERPATAWWVHWLLAGRSQRSTTWWWVFNQGAQHAFDVELLTDSLKAAVEQAGHKTSRVTLKRDVEVCLRCYAAKRDGRGGDEAAEPLLSELGLINEGGGGSFSFLRGSQRSLPEGIFAMALLEFWADRDLRLSTGQATLSFEAISHEYGSPGRVFKLDERGIEDRLSGLESLTDGQLRWTDTAGVRQVSRQIRGAQEELTADLFRKAYGK, from the coding sequence ATGACCTCGATCCCGCTCCCTACGCTTGTTCAGTTTTCTGGCCACGAGACGTTCCCTCTCCGGCAGCTTTGGCTGCGAAAGGCCTACGACGCTGCCGCAGAAGGAGAGGGGCGTCCGGCCAAAGAGGTCTTTGCAGCTGAAGTGGGGATTCGCCGCTTTGGTGTCGGTAAGAACATGGTGGCAGCCATTCGCCATTGGGCGATGGCCTGTGACGTCATAGCCGAAACCCGGGACGGACGCATTTCCATTGCGCCGACCGGCCACGCTCTGTTTGGCAGGGACGGTCTTGATCCATTCCTAGAGCGTCCGGCAACAGCTTGGTGGGTCCATTGGCTGCTCGCGGGCCGATCTCAGCGTTCAACCACTTGGTGGTGGGTCTTCAATCAAGGCGCGCAACACGCCTTTGATGTGGAACTCCTGACAGATTCGCTCAAGGCAGCTGTCGAGCAGGCCGGTCACAAGACCTCGCGGGTGACGCTCAAGCGTGACGTGGAAGTCTGCCTGCGGTGTTACGCAGCTAAACGTGATGGTCGCGGGGGCGACGAAGCTGCCGAGCCACTTCTGTCTGAGCTCGGACTGATCAACGAAGGAGGGGGCGGATCCTTCTCTTTCTTGCGCGGCTCACAACGCTCTTTGCCTGAGGGCATTTTTGCGATGGCATTGCTTGAGTTCTGGGCGGATCGTGATTTGCGGCTCAGTACCGGTCAAGCGACGCTCTCTTTCGAGGCAATTTCACACGAGTACGGCTCCCCTGGCAGGGTGTTCAAGCTCGATGAGAGAGGTATCGAAGACCGACTCTCGGGGCTCGAGTCGCTGACGGATGGTCAGCTTAGGTGGACTGATACCGCGGGGGTAAGACAGGTCAGTCGACAGATTCGCGGAGCTCAGGAAGAACTCACTGCAGATCTATTCAGGAAGGCTTATGGCAAGTAA
- a CDS encoding HEPN domain-containing protein: protein MTSQAFQTFTHVIQDAADLLAHFDTINSQPSPDNAEVLKRAGLVMALAALETYVEDRICEAAEHVVGRDGSGGRIRAFYLASLENDLKYFHTPTPDRVGKIFEKYLQINVLEGWVWNHYDPARAKGHLSAIAKKRGDIAHRSLRPVPGQPVSHAVTREDLRKHIRFISDLVAATDRFIEAKL from the coding sequence ATGACATCTCAGGCATTCCAGACCTTCACTCATGTCATCCAGGATGCGGCTGACCTCCTTGCACACTTCGATACGATCAATTCCCAGCCTTCACCTGACAACGCTGAAGTGCTCAAGCGCGCCGGTCTGGTCATGGCGCTCGCAGCTCTTGAAACCTACGTTGAGGATCGGATCTGCGAGGCTGCTGAGCATGTAGTGGGCAGGGATGGATCGGGAGGTCGAATCAGGGCGTTCTATCTGGCTTCGCTGGAGAACGACTTGAAGTACTTCCACACGCCTACCCCTGATCGTGTGGGGAAGATCTTTGAGAAGTACTTGCAGATCAATGTTCTCGAAGGGTGGGTCTGGAATCACTATGATCCTGCTCGAGCCAAGGGGCATCTGAGCGCGATCGCGAAAAAGCGGGGGGACATTGCCCACCGCTCTCTCCGTCCTGTGCCGGGTCAGCCTGTGTCGCATGCGGTCACTCGAGAGGACCTTCGAAAGCACATTCGATTCATTTCTGACCTTGTAGCTGCCACCGATAGGTTCATTGAAGCCAAGCTCTAG
- a CDS encoding peptidoglycan-binding protein, with product MPNDIYTSMVQPPGAAYRSSQIEPWSRYREPIDETRTLHGQSRRWGDASPEVQSRVIDSLIESSREAGLTPRETAYVLAIARVESGFNPDAAAGTTSASGLGQFIDRTGKHYGLNNANRFDVDAQSDALVAHFVDNRNLARDRGQGEDYIYKYHHDGPTRDYGGLGLSQRKVAPHLDEYEQFVNQRLGQTLDQAPTQQQQSAPVGAAAAVGAASQVRSYEHTMQVMLPPQNGVKPHITGHFGEHRGEKAHGGSDFNYVGGQTGRNLQHPTIHAPIAGTVTSVGGKYGTVMIQDADGISHQILHMQSTQVKVGQHVEPGDPIGTMGGRGPQGANQYAQHVHYQMKDASGKLINPESYWNKGVQQEAGKHDHEHAPAGTLRKGDRSDEVTELQQALNRQGVRDANGNPLAEDGKFGDNTREAVLAFQKQQGLKDDGVVGRETAAKLAATQVQTAETRSPTGPQLGDKAHPDTALHNAIRSQLPAAISNEAAANVTLQAKQAGIDSAEKLQSVSVQDGKAFVMGTTPGYRAAVDLSQAPPLEQTNAALLGNNEAQQQRQVQEEQQKVAMGR from the coding sequence ATGCCCAACGACATCTACACCAGCATGGTGCAGCCGCCTGGAGCGGCGTACCGCAGCAGCCAGATCGAGCCGTGGAGCCGTTACCGCGAGCCGATCGACGAAACCCGTACCCTGCATGGCCAGTCGCGCCGCTGGGGCGATGCTTCGCCGGAAGTGCAGTCGCGCGTGATCGACTCGCTGATCGAATCCTCGCGCGAGGCCGGCCTGACGCCACGCGAAACCGCCTACGTACTGGCCATTGCCCGCGTGGAATCCGGCTTCAATCCGGATGCCGCCGCCGGCACCACCTCGGCCTCGGGCCTGGGCCAGTTCATCGACCGGACCGGCAAGCACTACGGCCTGAACAACGCCAACCGATTCGACGTGGACGCGCAGTCCGACGCGCTGGTGGCGCACTTCGTCGACAACCGCAACCTGGCGCGCGATCGCGGCCAGGGCGAAGACTACATCTACAAGTACCACCATGACGGCCCGACCAGGGACTACGGCGGCCTCGGCCTGTCGCAGCGCAAGGTGGCGCCGCACCTGGATGAGTACGAGCAGTTCGTGAACCAGCGCCTGGGCCAGACGCTGGACCAGGCTCCGACGCAGCAGCAACAGTCGGCGCCGGTGGGCGCCGCAGCAGCCGTTGGCGCGGCGTCGCAGGTGCGTTCGTACGAACACACCATGCAGGTAATGCTGCCGCCGCAGAACGGCGTGAAGCCGCACATCACCGGCCACTTTGGTGAGCACCGCGGCGAAAAGGCGCACGGTGGCAGCGACTTCAACTACGTGGGCGGCCAGACCGGCCGCAACCTGCAGCACCCGACCATACACGCGCCGATTGCCGGCACCGTGACCTCGGTGGGCGGGAAGTACGGCACCGTGATGATCCAGGACGCGGACGGCATCTCGCACCAGATCCTGCACATGCAGAGCACCCAGGTGAAGGTGGGCCAGCACGTGGAACCGGGCGACCCGATCGGCACCATGGGCGGGCGCGGTCCGCAGGGCGCGAACCAGTACGCGCAGCACGTGCACTACCAGATGAAGGACGCGTCCGGAAAGCTGATCAACCCGGAAAGCTATTGGAACAAGGGTGTACAGCAGGAGGCGGGCAAGCACGACCACGAGCATGCTCCGGCCGGCACCCTGCGCAAGGGCGACCGCAGCGACGAGGTGACCGAGCTGCAGCAGGCGCTGAACCGCCAGGGCGTACGCGATGCCAATGGCAATCCGCTGGCCGAGGACGGCAAGTTCGGTGACAACACGCGCGAAGCGGTGCTGGCCTTCCAGAAGCAGCAGGGCCTGAAGGACGACGGCGTGGTGGGTCGCGAGACCGCCGCCAAGCTGGCCGCCACACAGGTCCAGACAGCGGAGACCCGCAGCCCCACTGGCCCGCAGCTCGGCGACAAGGCGCACCCGGACACGGCACTGCACAACGCCATCCGCAGCCAGTTGCCCGCGGCGATCTCCAACGAGGCGGCGGCCAACGTCACGTTGCAGGCCAAGCAGGCCGGCATCGACTCGGCGGAGAAGCTGCAGAGCGTGAGCGTGCAGGACGGCAAGGCCTTCGTGATGGGCACCACGCCGGGCTACCGGGCGGCGGTGGACCTCAGCCAGGCCCCGCCGCTGGAGCAGACCAACGCCGCACTGCTGGGCAATAACGAGGCCCAGCAGCAGCGCCAGGTGCAGGAAGAGCAGCAGAAGGTGGCGATGGGGCGGTAA
- a CDS encoding restriction endonuclease subunit S — protein MNTSHTIARLGDIASIRQGHPFRGAIRAAVDGSVRVIQLKNVGVNGMDDVHALMRTHLSNRKAPDWVKDGDVVLTARGGHPMAALLTDPPERTVCSPHLYVIRVADAVRALPAFIAWQLNQSSAREHLHRQSAGSRQQSLRKASVEDLPMRLPPLHQQQRIVTIARAALLERSHCEQLIAARNEEVSCYAARLLDGATV, from the coding sequence ATGAACACTTCACACACCATCGCAAGGCTGGGAGACATCGCCAGCATCCGCCAGGGACATCCTTTTCGCGGAGCGATCAGAGCAGCCGTGGATGGATCGGTTCGGGTCATCCAGTTGAAGAACGTCGGTGTGAATGGCATGGACGATGTGCATGCCCTGATGCGCACGCATCTAAGCAACCGAAAAGCGCCGGACTGGGTGAAGGATGGGGACGTGGTGCTTACAGCACGAGGTGGTCACCCGATGGCAGCGTTGCTCACCGATCCGCCAGAGAGGACGGTGTGCAGCCCTCACCTTTACGTGATTCGGGTAGCTGATGCGGTCAGGGCTTTGCCTGCGTTCATCGCCTGGCAGTTGAACCAGTCCTCCGCCCGGGAGCACTTACACAGGCAATCCGCCGGATCACGTCAGCAGAGCCTTCGGAAGGCATCCGTCGAGGACCTGCCGATGAGGCTGCCGCCGCTGCACCAACAGCAGCGCATCGTGACCATCGCCAGGGCGGCACTGCTTGAGCGCTCCCACTGCGAGCAGTTGATCGCAGCGCGCAATGAAGAGGTCTCGTGCTATGCGGCCCGCCTTCTCGACGGCGCAACCGTCTGA
- the yidA gene encoding sugar-phosphatase has translation MDSGQRPAAIELVAIDMDGTLLDPAHRLTPRVKPAIARAREQGVRIVLTSGRPVSGLAPFLDELGIDGAEDYCIACNGGLVTRVATGEVVVEYPLSFDDFLFCEQVAREMGVHFQALDGERLYTPNRDISIYTVADSHLSRVPLSYRSVAEMDPEMSFIKLMMVDEPQVLDAVIPRLPAALTERFAVLKSAAFFLEVFDHRAGKGPSLQKLAEHLGIDRSQVMAIGDQENDLTMLQYAGTSVAMGNAVDIVKATALHQTSTNAEDGVALALEQFVLR, from the coding sequence ATGGATAGTGGGCAGCGCCCGGCGGCGATTGAACTGGTGGCCATCGACATGGATGGCACCCTGCTGGATCCCGCGCATCGTCTTACCCCGCGGGTGAAGCCGGCCATCGCCCGCGCCCGCGAGCAGGGCGTCCGCATCGTACTGACCAGTGGCAGGCCTGTTTCGGGCCTGGCGCCGTTCCTGGACGAGCTGGGCATCGATGGTGCCGAGGACTACTGCATCGCCTGCAATGGTGGCCTGGTCACGCGCGTTGCCACCGGCGAGGTGGTGGTGGAGTACCCGCTGAGCTTCGACGACTTCCTGTTCTGCGAGCAGGTCGCCCGCGAGATGGGCGTGCACTTCCAGGCGCTGGACGGCGAGCGCCTGTACACGCCCAACCGCGACATCAGCATCTACACCGTGGCCGACTCCCACCTTTCCCGCGTGCCGCTCTCGTACCGCAGCGTGGCCGAGATGGACCCGGAAATGTCCTTCATCAAGCTCATGATGGTGGACGAGCCGCAGGTGCTGGACGCGGTCATTCCGCGCCTGCCTGCCGCCTTGACCGAACGCTTCGCGGTGCTCAAGAGCGCTGCGTTCTTCCTGGAGGTGTTCGACCATCGCGCGGGCAAGGGCCCCAGCCTGCAGAAGCTGGCAGAACACCTGGGTATCGACCGCAGCCAGGTGATGGCCATCGGCGACCAGGAGAACGACCTCACCATGCTGCAGTACGCAGGCACGAGCGTGGCGATGGGCAATGCTGTCGACATCGTAAAAGCGACAGCGCTGCACCAGACATCAACAAACGCGGAAGACGGCGTCGCCTTGGCACTCGAACAGTTCGTTCTCCGGTAG
- a CDS encoding metallophosphoesterase translates to MRILILSDLHLEVWRDAPRQAQEILRAMQPNLDVCRPDLVILAGDIDVGDRALAWADRGFPIVQSSMCTEIMRTTPRRATR, encoded by the coding sequence ATGCGCATCTTGATCCTGTCCGACCTGCATCTTGAGGTATGGCGTGATGCGCCGAGGCAAGCGCAAGAGATCCTTAGGGCGATGCAGCCCAACCTCGATGTTTGCCGACCAGACCTGGTGATACTGGCTGGCGACATTGACGTGGGTGATCGAGCTTTGGCGTGGGCCGACCGGGGCTTCCCGATCGTCCAGTCATCTATGTGCACGGAAATCATGAGGACTACGCCAAGAAGAGCGACACGCTGA
- a CDS encoding cyclin-dependent kinase inhibitor 3 family protein → MVRTSLTHPLNIATLPVGSCGGAIGVTFAPGKYQEVAMTGSWARDLDLDLGVIVKWGARHLITLIEAWEFEELRVSSLPQCATTHGLIWHGLPITDGAAPDERLLDRWKSLGPMLCAELLDGAKVVVHCKGGLGRAGTVASMLLLESGSAVDPEDAMARVRFARPGAIETTQQETFIRWWAEYVNTTCPD, encoded by the coding sequence ATGGTCAGGACAAGTCTTACCCATCCCTTGAACATTGCCACCCTACCAGTGGGAAGTTGCGGTGGTGCGATCGGTGTCACCTTCGCCCCCGGGAAGTACCAAGAGGTCGCAATGACCGGTTCTTGGGCTAGGGATCTGGATCTGGATCTTGGCGTGATCGTCAAATGGGGGGCACGGCACCTGATCACCCTGATCGAGGCATGGGAGTTTGAGGAACTACGTGTCTCTTCATTGCCTCAGTGCGCGACCACACATGGTCTGATATGGCACGGACTGCCGATCACTGACGGCGCTGCGCCGGACGAGCGGCTACTTGACCGCTGGAAGAGCTTGGGTCCAATGCTCTGTGCGGAGCTTTTAGACGGAGCCAAGGTTGTCGTCCACTGTAAGGGCGGGCTTGGCCGCGCCGGCACAGTGGCGTCCATGCTCCTATTGGAAAGTGGCTCTGCCGTCGATCCGGAGGACGCCATGGCTAGGGTTCGATTTGCACGCCCTGGTGCGATTGAGACAACACAGCAGGAGACGTTTATCCGCTGGTGGGCAGAGTACGTCAACACCACGTGTCCGGACTGA
- a CDS encoding flavohemoglobin expression-modulating QEGLA motif protein: protein MELLTSAPASDPTRDDPALGPLLEVDARLAKLGGKIRILSGLAWPIETETRFLEGWRAGKPELPAPPTPPQDHAETIAALDDILQRLDRGHPVGDWLYRTAWSMRVAARMLSSIGTPQFTECSTLLYGHPSTQYRSQTTTTAHSAAQMLAITDQLLGSQYVPRIAYDIPAPDFSEMLRKRIDPFFTDDPVKVVLDTELASKAAAGSKVIRLRADALFSQLDLDQLVEHEAFIHAGTLLNGKHQPWLRCLGTGSPRTTRTQEGLATFSEIITGSMDINRLRRLALRVVRLQEALEGADFIDVFKAFLAAGQSEEDSYRSAARIFRGGDVRGRVCFTKDGAYLEGLLLVTAFIKRALHENRGDTLRLLFCGRVDLGDLVTLAPYRASGLIAPPRYVPPWAQHPERVLATLAFSTAAQAMRLDTFDLGRFSAVEDELMAGAESRATS from the coding sequence GTGGAACTGCTCACCTCCGCCCCCGCTTCCGACCCCACCCGGGACGATCCTGCACTTGGCCCCCTGCTGGAGGTGGATGCGCGGCTGGCCAAACTGGGAGGGAAGATTCGCATCCTCTCCGGCCTGGCGTGGCCCATCGAAACGGAGACCCGCTTCCTGGAAGGCTGGCGCGCCGGCAAGCCGGAACTGCCGGCCCCACCCACCCCGCCGCAGGACCACGCCGAAACCATCGCCGCGCTCGATGACATCCTGCAGCGCCTGGATCGCGGCCACCCGGTGGGCGACTGGCTGTACCGCACCGCGTGGAGCATGCGCGTGGCCGCGCGCATGCTCTCCAGCATCGGCACGCCGCAGTTCACCGAGTGCTCCACCCTGCTCTACGGGCACCCCAGTACCCAGTACCGCTCGCAGACCACCACCACGGCGCACTCGGCCGCGCAGATGCTGGCCATCACGGACCAGCTGCTGGGTTCGCAGTACGTACCCCGCATTGCCTACGACATTCCCGCGCCGGACTTCTCGGAGATGCTGCGCAAGCGCATCGATCCCTTCTTCACCGACGACCCGGTGAAGGTGGTGCTGGACACCGAGCTGGCCTCCAAGGCCGCCGCCGGCAGCAAGGTCATCCGCCTGCGCGCGGACGCGCTGTTCTCACAGCTGGACCTGGACCAGCTGGTGGAGCACGAAGCCTTCATCCACGCCGGCACCCTGCTCAATGGCAAGCACCAGCCATGGCTGCGTTGCCTGGGCACCGGCTCGCCGCGTACAACGCGTACGCAGGAAGGCCTGGCCACGTTCTCGGAGATCATCACCGGATCGATGGACATCAACCGGTTGCGCCGCCTTGCGCTGCGAGTGGTCCGGTTGCAGGAAGCGCTGGAAGGCGCGGACTTCATCGATGTCTTCAAGGCCTTCCTGGCCGCCGGCCAATCCGAGGAAGACAGTTACCGAAGCGCCGCGCGCATCTTCCGTGGTGGCGACGTGCGCGGTCGCGTGTGCTTCACCAAGGACGGCGCCTACCTGGAAGGCCTGCTGCTGGTCACCGCCTTCATCAAGCGCGCCCTGCATGAGAATCGCGGCGATACGTTGCGACTGCTGTTCTGCGGCCGCGTGGACCTGGGCGACCTGGTCACGCTGGCACCGTATCGCGCCTCCGGGCTGATCGCGCCGCCGCGCTATGTGCCGCCGTGGGCGCAGCATCCGGAGCGGGTGCTGGCTACGCTGGCCTTCTCGACGGCCGCACAGGCGATGCGGCTGGATACGTTCGACCTGGGGCGGTTCTCGGCGGTTGAGGATGAGTTGATGGCGGGGGCAGAGAGTCGGGCTACGTCGTGA
- a CDS encoding TonB-dependent receptor — MDSKDQRVYTRSWNITAGARGGLGDTGFDYDVYVNRSSTDVTRKSTDFLAVGGIDDYYLGPLLGKVNGYDAYAPNLDVLYQPLTRGQYDQFSGTNRAESNASRTGVTALVTNTSLFELPAGDVGFAMILQGTREKFFNQSADPNAATLFRGQTAGTSAEGQRDLYAIGAELQVPIFDTFSANLSGRYDKYSLQGGGGNGKATWKLGLEYRPIDSLLLRGSYATAFRSPDMFYLYSRESSGYTTNVDTFLCRQAGFTSENFDECPQSSLSVLSSSTGNRDLKDITAETFTYGFVWSALDNALNLSVDYNSVKIENEVSILGTDSILTSEANCRLGTSENGDVNFDINSPTCRQILAQVQRLPATDPINPNGVSKVFSYPINLAKQRQTGIQAAADYKWSAGRAGDFGVNAGYYRPLKHELQQQEGDPVYDMLCCANSNELHYRATFGANWNIGAFSTNVYGIRNAPTWNAIGEERNIGPWTTWNATVNYRINKLASVMLTANNLTNERPPVDRTNGNWPYYDQGVYNAFGRSMFVELSLDFQ, encoded by the coding sequence ATGGATTCGAAGGACCAGCGCGTGTACACGCGCTCCTGGAACATCACGGCGGGTGCGCGTGGCGGACTGGGCGACACCGGGTTCGACTACGACGTGTACGTGAACCGCTCCAGCACCGACGTGACCCGCAAGTCCACCGACTTCCTGGCGGTGGGCGGTATCGACGACTATTACCTCGGTCCGCTGCTGGGCAAGGTCAATGGCTACGACGCGTACGCGCCGAACCTGGACGTGCTGTACCAGCCGCTGACCCGCGGCCAGTACGACCAGTTCAGTGGCACCAACCGCGCCGAATCCAACGCGTCGCGCACCGGCGTGACCGCGCTGGTGACCAATACCTCGCTGTTCGAGCTGCCGGCCGGCGACGTCGGCTTTGCGATGATCCTGCAGGGCACCCGCGAGAAGTTCTTCAACCAGTCGGCCGATCCCAATGCCGCCACCCTGTTCCGCGGCCAGACCGCAGGCACCTCGGCCGAGGGCCAGCGCGACCTGTACGCGATCGGTGCCGAACTGCAGGTGCCGATCTTCGACACCTTCAGTGCCAACCTGTCCGGGCGCTATGACAAGTACTCGCTGCAGGGCGGCGGCGGCAACGGCAAGGCAACCTGGAAGCTGGGGCTGGAGTACCGCCCGATCGACTCGCTGCTGCTGCGCGGCAGCTATGCGACCGCCTTCCGCTCGCCGGACATGTTCTACCTGTACTCGCGCGAGAGCAGCGGCTACACCACCAACGTCGACACCTTCCTGTGCCGGCAGGCGGGGTTCACCTCCGAGAACTTCGACGAGTGCCCGCAGTCGTCCCTGTCGGTGCTGTCCTCCAGCACCGGCAACCGCGACCTGAAGGACATCACGGCCGAAACGTTCACCTACGGCTTCGTCTGGTCGGCGCTGGACAATGCGTTGAACCTGTCGGTGGACTACAACTCGGTGAAGATCGAGAACGAGGTGTCCATCCTCGGTACCGACAGCATCCTCACCTCCGAAGCCAACTGCCGACTGGGTACGTCGGAGAATGGCGACGTGAACTTCGACATCAACTCGCCGACCTGCCGCCAGATCCTGGCCCAGGTACAGCGCCTGCCGGCCACCGACCCGATCAATCCCAACGGCGTGTCCAAGGTGTTCTCGTACCCGATCAACCTGGCCAAGCAGCGCCAGACCGGTATCCAGGCAGCGGCCGACTACAAGTGGAGCGCGGGGCGTGCGGGCGACTTCGGCGTGAACGCGGGCTACTACCGGCCGCTGAAGCACGAACTGCAGCAGCAGGAAGGCGACCCGGTCTACGACATGCTGTGCTGCGCCAACTCCAACGAGCTGCACTACCGGGCGACGTTCGGTGCGAACTGGAACATCGGCGCGTTCAGCACCAACGTGTACGGCATCCGCAATGCGCCGACCTGGAATGCGATCGGCGAAGAGCGCAACATCGGCCCGTGGACGACCTGGAATGCCACGGTCAACTACCGCATCAACAAGCTGGCCAGCGTGATGCTGACGGCCAACAACCTGACCAACGAGCGACCGCCGGTGGACCGCACCAACGGCAACTGGCCGTACTACGACCAGGGTGTCTACAACGCGTTTGGCCGCTCGATGTTCGTGGAGCTGTCGCTGGACTTCCAGTAA